In the genome of Populus alba chromosome 11, ASM523922v2, whole genome shotgun sequence, one region contains:
- the LOC118040837 gene encoding protein DMR6-LIKE OXYGENASE 1-like, protein MSAMESQLADDELAASWGADISDGFIPLIDMEGLQGPRRSEIVQQIGHACQHYSFFLVKNHGISETNMNNILGTTSEFFKLPEQEKLKFCTNDPNKSIKLFMGFKDEIQNVFIAREALRFSTYPLEDYVNEWPANPPSLRKDVMEYCTSVKRVEFALLEAMSESLGLEKRLYRQDVIQPWTKNINELLSNLSRTRSRVYSWSQTSYRPNYNHYSAARQCAWI, encoded by the exons ATGTCTGCCATGGAGTCTCAACTTGCTGACGATGAACTAGCTGCATCTTGGGGGGCTGATATATCAGATGGCTTCATCCCTCTCATTGACATGGAGGGACTTCAAGGTCCTCGCCGCTCTGAGATTGTCCAACAAATTGGCCATGCATGCCAACACTATAGTTTCTTTCTG GTGAAGAACCATGGAATTTCAGAGACGAATATGAACAATATATTGGGGACAACGAGCGAATTCTTCAAACTTCCAGAACAAGAAAAGTTGAAGTTCTGCACTAATGACCCTAACAAAAGCATCAAGCTTTTTATGGGTTTTAAAGATGAGATCCAAAATGTCTTTATAGCGAGGGAAGCCTTAAGATTTAGCACTTACCCTCTTGAAGATTATGTGAATGAATGGCCTGCAAACCCTCCTTCATTGAG GAAGGATGTTATGGAGTATTGTACAAGTGTTAAAAGGGTGGAATTTGCACTTCTTGAGGCAATGTCTGAGAGCTTAGGATTGGAAAAAAGATTATATAGACAAGATGTTATACAACCATGgacaaaaaatatcaatgaacTATTATCCAATTTGTCAAGAACAAGATCTAGAGTTTACTCGTGGAGTCAGACCTCATACAGACCCAACTATAATCACTATTCTGCTGCAAGACAATGTGCCTGGATTTAA
- the LOC118040835 gene encoding subtilisin-like protease SBT3.6 — MGKPRTVCALVCLLFLCGQGMLMTKVEATSSVHIVYLGGKQHDDHILTTNSHHDMLAGVVGSKEMATELMVYSYKHGFSGFAAKLTESQAQKVSELPGVIRVIPNSLHRLQTTRSWDFLGLSSHSPVNTLHKSNMGDGVIIGVLDTGIWPESKAFSDEGLGPIPSHWKGVCESGTGFEAKSHCNRKIIGARWFVDGFLAEYGQPLNTSENREFFSPRDANGHGTHTASTAAGNFVDNVSYRGLGLGTIRGGAPRAQVAIYKVCWNVLGGLCASADILKAFDEAIHDGVDVLSLSIGSSIPLFSDIDERDGIATGSFHAVVKGITVVCGASNDGPSGQTVQNTAPWILTVAASSMDRAFPTPITLGNNKTFQGKGLYSGNDTGFRSLFYPVAKGLDPNSAGVCQSLLVDASTVAGKVVLCFASMTPGAVRSAAEVVKEAGGAGLIVAKNPSEALSPCTDGFPCTEVDYEIGTQILFYIRSTRSPVVKLSPSKTIVGKPVLAKVAHFSSRGPNSMAPAILKPDIAAPGVNILAATSPLSRFQEGGYTMLSGTSMATPHVSGIVALLKAVHPDWSPAAIKSSIVTTAWRNNPSGFPIFAEGSPQKLADTFDYGGGIVNPNGAAYPGLVYDMGTEDYIDYLCAMNYNNTAISRLTGNLTACPIEEPSILNINLPSITIPNLRNSITLTRTVTNVGASNSIYRVTIEPPFGTRVSVKPNVLVFNHTTKKITFTVTVTTAHQVNTEYSFGSLTWTDGVHIVRSPLSVRTEFLQPYI, encoded by the exons ATGGGAAAACCTAGAACAGTATGTGCTTTGGTTTGTCTTCTCTTTCTCTGTGGCCAAGGCATGTTGATGACTAAGGTGGAGGCCACTAGCAGT GTTCATATTGTTTATCTAGGTGGGAAGCAGCATGATGATCATATTCTAACAACAAATTCACATCATGATATGCTTGCTGGTGTTGTGGGAAG CAAGGAAATGGCAACAGAATTAATGGTTTACAGCTACAAACATGGCTTCTCAGGGTTTGCAGCCAAGCTTACGGAGTCTCAGGCTCAAAAGGTTTCTG AACTGCCTGGCGTTATTCGAGTTATACCAAACAGCCTTCACAGGCTACAAACAACTAGGAGTTGGGATTTCCTAGGCCTGTCTTCTCATTCTCCTGTCAATACTCTTCATAAAAGCAACATGGGTGATGGGGTTATCATAGGTGTCCTTGACACAG GAATATGGCCCGAGTCTAAGGCTTTCAGTGATGAAGGACTTGGACCAATCCCATCCCACTGGAAAGGTGTTTGTGAATCTGGAACGGGGTTTGAGGCTAAAAGCCATTGTAACAGGAAAATTATTGGAGCCCGTTGGTTTGTTGATGGATTTCTTGCTGAATATGGCCAGCCATTGAATACATCTGAAAACCGGGAGTTCTTTTCCCCAAGAGATGCAAATGGACATGGGACTCACACAGCTAGCACTGCTGCTGGTAATTTTGTTGACAATGTTAGCTACAGAGGCCTTGGACTTGGAACCATAAGAGGTGGGGCACCACGTGCTCAGGTGGCAATATACAAGGTTTGTTGGAATGTTCTTGGAGGACTATGCGCTTCTGCAGATATATTGAAGGCTTTTGATGAAGCGATACATGATGGGGTTGACGTGTTATCACTGTCAATTGGGTCTTCAATTCCTTTATTTTCAGACATTGATGAACGTGATGGCATAGCTACCGGTTCCTTTCATGCTGTGGTCAAGGGAATCACTGTAGTATGTGGAGCTTCAAATGATGGACCTTCCGGTCAGACAGTGCAGAATACAGCTCCCTGGATCTTAACCGTTGCAGCCAGCAGCATGGATCGAGCGTTTCCTACTCCTATAACACTTGGGAACAACAAAACTTTCCAG GGAAAAGGCCTGTATTCTGGAAATGACACTGGTTTCAGAAGCTTGTTTTATCCAGTGGCCAAGGGACTAGACCCGAACTCTGCAGG TGTCTGCCAGTCTCTCTTAGTTGATGCTTCCACAGTAGCTGGAAAGGTGGTTCTTTGCTTCGCCTCAATGACTCCCGGCGCTGTGAGAAGTGCCGCAGAAGTGGTGAAGGAAGCAGGTGGAGCAGGGTTGATTGTTGCTAAGAATCCCAGTGAAGCCTTGTCTCCCTGCACTGATGGATTCCCATGCACTGAAGTCGACTACGAGATTGGAACACAGATTCTGTTTTACATCCGGTCTACAAG GTCTCCTGTTGTAAAGTTGAGCCCTTCTAAAACAATTGTAGGCAAGCCTGTGCTGGCAAAGGTGGCACATTTCTCATCTAGAGGGCCTAATTCAATGGCTCCTGCAATACTGAAG CCCGATATAGCTGCACCTGGGGTGAACATTTTAGCGGCTACCTCGCCTCTTAGTCGATTCCAGGAGGGTGGGTATACCATGCTATCAGGAACATCAATGGCAACTCCTCATGTCTCAGGCATTGTGGCTCTTCTTAAAGCAGTGCATCCCGATTGGTCGCCGGCAGCCATCAAATCTTCTATTGTCACCACCG CATGGAGAAATAATCCATCAGGCTTTCCAATATTTGCCGAAGGATCTCCTCAAAAGCTGGCTGATACATTTGACTATGGAGGAGGCATTGTAAATCCAAACGGTGCAGCATACCCAGGCCTGGTTTACGACATGGGTACGGAAGACTACATAGATTATCTTTGTGCCATGAACTACAACAACACTGCTATATCCAGGCTCACAGGAAACCTCACAGCATGCCCCATTGAAGAGCCATCCATTTTGAATATCAACCTGCCTTCCATAACCATACCAAATCTTAGAAATTCCATTACCCTCACCAGAACCGTTACCAATGTAGGAGCCTCCAACTCCATCTATAGAGTGACGATTGAGCCTCCATTTGGCACCCGTGTGTCCGTAAAACCTAATGTCTTAGTCTTCAACCATACAACTAAGAAGATCACCTTCACCGTGACGGTCACCACTGCTCACCAGGTGAACACGGAGTACTCTTTTGGGAGCCTTACATGGACTGATGGAGTGCATATTGTGAGAAGTCCCTTGTCTGTCAGGACAGAATTCTTACAGCCTTATATCTGA
- the LOC118040845 gene encoding uncharacterized protein — protein sequence MAKYSYVYGSERDELAEPSQRLIEAALSGDVEFVTESLKSKTVDVNYIGTVNLRVKCIETVLREEEADEIEIQYRDFVTDVTPLFAAAHSGHVEIARKLLSAGADVNQELFRGFATTAAAREGHGVLLDMLLKAGASQLACEDALLEACLCGQAKAAELLICSEMTGPDVAQQALVSASCRGYVDVVTTLTKNGVDINCTRRVLLQSVKPALHANVDCTPLVAAIVSRQVSVVKYLLEAGARSDCYVRLGAWSWDIFSGEELRVGACLGEPYNEVWCAVEYYEASGQILNLLLQHRISFLESQQQGRNLLCHAILCQNSDAMDVLLNAGADVEFCLRTKKGHEFRPIHLAARIGCLRILKQVIFYGCEVDSRTATGDTALMLAAKSDQADCFLELIVSGADLGLVNNNGESAVHLVKRSVFGSSLADIFRQAITTGRKVCSSNLEVFSLLHFVAGIGNTELLQMILQHSTEDISKHDGLGLTPTMVAVKAGHTEVFRLLIDAGADISERSRDGQAVVSLLQNLACSSVRTRFEEILLDAVLSHKVTSYSEFRALHFAARVGNLPAIVQLLEMGFPIDSVDDSGHSPLMLAAREGHADACKILLLRGADCGIIDQRGEAAISLARKSTKCKAAEGVIFDYLARSHVLLGEELWKHTREGRGSPHMKVVQMLKSGLLTWGKSNRRNVVCKEAVAGPSPSFLKNRRKVNEAGDEMVFRVVTETGREIHFEASSASGLELWVHGINLVQRKGPLPVFGDGILQHRVIQN from the exons ATGGCAAAGTACAGTTATGTCTATGGGAGTGAGAGGGATGAGCTTGCAGAGCCATCTCAGAGGCTGATAGAGGCTGCTTTGAGTGGAGATGTAGAGTTTGTGACAGAGAGTTTAAAGTCAAAAACAGTAGATGTGAATTATATAGGGACAGTAAACTTGAGAGTGAAATGCATTGAGACAGTGTTGAGAGAGGAAGAGGCTGATGAGATTGAGATTCAGTACAGGGATTTTGTCACTGATGTCACTCCACTTTTTGCTGCTGCTCATTCAGGTCATGTTGAAATTGCCAGGAAATTGCTG TCTGCCGGAGCTGATGTGAACCAGGAATTATTTCGGGGTTTCGCTACCACAGCTGCTGCTCGCGAAGGTCACGGTGTCCTTCTTGACATGCTTCTCAAGGCAGGTGCATCTCAATTAGCTTGTGAAGATGCATTACTTGAAGCTTGCCTTTGTGGTCAAGCTAAAGCTGCAGAATTATTGATCTGCTCAGAGATGACAGGACCTGATGTGGCGCAACAAGCACTTGTATCAGCTAGCTGTCGCGGATATGTAGATGTTGTAACCACCTTAACCAAG AATGGAGTAGACATAAACTGCACGCGGAGGGTTCTGCTGCAGTCGGTCAAGCCTGCATTGCACGCGAATGTCGATTGTACACCTTTGGTGGCTGCTATCGTGAGCCGGCAAGTTTCAGTGGTTAAATATTTGTTAGAG GCAGGTGCAAGAAGCGATTGCTATGTTAGGCTGGGAGCTTGGTCATGGGACATTTTCTCTGGTGAAGAACTGAGAGTAGGTGCATGCTTGGGTGAGCCATATAATGAAGTTTGGTGTGCAGTTGAATATTATGAAGCAAGTGGCCAAATTTTGAACCTTTTGCTTCAGCATCGGATTTCGTTCCTTGAAAGTCAACAACAAGGCCGGAACCTTCTTTGCCATGCCATCCTTTGCCAAAATTCAGATGCCATGGATGTGCTTCTTAATGCTGGTGCTGATGTTGAGTTCTGCTTAAGGACCAAGAAAGGTCACGAATTTCGTCCTATTCATTTGGCTGCTAGAATAGGTTGCCTTCGTATACTAAAACAGGTGATCTTCTATGGTTGTGAAGTTGATTCAAGGACTGCAACTGGCGACACAGCCCTGATGTTGGCGGCCAAATCCGATCAAGCTGATTGCTTCCTTGAGCTTATTGTTTCAGGAGCTGATTTGGGTCTGGTTAACAATAACGGGGAGAGTGCGGTGCACTTGGTGAAAAGAAGTGTGTTTGGATCCTCTTTGGCAGATATTTTTCGACAGGCTATTACCACTGGAAGAAAAGTCTGCTCCTCCAATCTTGAGGTGTTTTCTTTACTGCACTTCGTTGCTGGAATTGGTAATACAGAGCTTTTACAGATGATCCTTCAACATTCGACAGAAGACATAAGTAAGCATGATGGTCTTGGTTTGACACCAACTATGGTTGCGGTAAAAGCTGGCCATACTGAGGTCTTCCGGCTCCTGATTGATGCTGGAGCTGACATCAGCGAGAGGAGCAGGGATGGTCAGGCAGTAGTGTCTCTTTTGCAGAATCTTGCCTGTTCCAGTGTGAGGACACGATTTGAAGAGATACTGCTTGATGCTGTGCTTAGTCACAAAGTGACAAGTTATTCTGAGTTTAGAGCTTTGCACTTTGCAGCACGTGTTGGCAACTTGCCGGCGATAGTTCAGCTATTGGAAATGGGATTCCCCATAGATTCCGTGGATGACAGTGGGCACTCACCCCTCATGCTTGCTGCCAGGGAAGGCCACGCTGATGCCTGTAAGATATTGTTGCTAAGAGGTGCTGATTGCGGGATTATCGACCAGAGAGGAGAGGCAGCGATATCTCTGGCTAGGAAAAGTACTAAATGTAAGGCTGCAGAGGGAGTGATATTTGATTATTTGGCTCGTTCTCATGTGCTACTCGGTGAGGAGCTATGGAAGCACACCCGCGAGGGAAGAGGTTCCCCACATATGAAGGTTGTTCAGATGCTCAAATCTGGCTTGTTAACGTGGGGAAAGTCCAACCGAAGGAATGTGGTGTGTAAGGAAGCAGTGGCAGGACCAAGTCCATCGTTTTTGAAGAATAGGAGAAAGGTAAATGAGGCTGGAGATGAGATGGTTTTCAGGGTGGTAACTGAGACAGGGAGGGAGATTCATTTTGAGGCAAGTTCTGCTTCTGGTTTGGAGCTTTGGGTCCATGGCATAAACCTCGTACAACGGAAGGGGCCGCTACCGGTGTTTGGTGATGGAATTCTTCAGCATAGAGTGATACAAAACTGA